A genomic region of Candidatus Pseudomonas phytovorans contains the following coding sequences:
- a CDS encoding ABC transporter ATP-binding protein, with amino-acid sequence MLDIKGLLVVRGEGSQAHRVRLDALCLKPGEVRAITGESGCGKSTLLEAIGLLLKPEQLTHYRLGPQRQDVASLLASDQQPALAALRSRELGFVLQNGGLLPFLSVRDNILLPRRLLGLPPASTAVDKAIEALRLAPLLGKLPQALSIGERQRVACVRAIAHEPRVLLADEPTAALDPHNAERLFELLLQLVAELGLSALVVSHDWALVERFGLPRLAAINGQGETRFEPVA; translated from the coding sequence ATGCTCGATATCAAGGGATTACTAGTCGTTCGAGGCGAAGGATCGCAGGCTCACCGGGTACGGCTGGACGCACTGTGCCTAAAGCCCGGCGAAGTACGTGCGATAACCGGCGAGAGCGGCTGCGGCAAGAGCACACTGCTGGAGGCCATCGGCCTGCTGCTCAAGCCTGAGCAACTGACGCACTACAGGCTTGGCCCGCAACGCCAGGATGTGGCCAGCCTGCTGGCAAGCGACCAGCAGCCAGCGTTGGCGGCTTTGCGTTCGCGCGAGCTTGGCTTTGTGCTGCAGAACGGCGGGCTGCTGCCTTTTCTCAGTGTGCGCGACAACATCCTGCTGCCACGCCGCCTGCTCGGCCTGCCACCTGCCAGCACGGCGGTGGACAAAGCCATCGAGGCACTGCGCCTGGCGCCGCTACTGGGCAAGCTGCCCCAGGCGCTCTCCATAGGCGAGCGCCAGCGGGTGGCCTGCGTGCGTGCCATCGCCCATGAACCGCGGGTGCTGTTGGCCGACGAGCCCACCGCCGCACTCGACCCGCACAATGCAGAACGTCTGTTCGAACTGCTGCTGCAGCTGGTGGCGGAGCTAGGGCTGAGCGCCTTGGTCGTGTCGCACGACTGGGCACTGGTCGAACGCTTTGGCCTGCCGCGCCTGGCTGCCATCAACGGTCAAGGGGAAACACGCTTTGAACCCGTGGCATAA
- a CDS encoding virulence factor SrfC family protein, whose amino-acid sequence MSDLTPKQQQLMGAWGAIHKGAGEALEWIEQVRGNAASVEAEADGLSLRLSRARNRAKHLQRSAGNPMTVGFFGLSQAGKSYLISALASDGNGKLESDFGGQVLDFIRHVNPPGGGGEATGLVTRFSHASKPCRDNNYPVELKLFGEIEIAKILCNSWFEDFDHERMDYSFTEQRIHAALNEFEGQGTGSAQPGVSSDDVVALWDYLKSNFEKSTRLLDEHYWPRAVKLAPRLAPRERAKLFSVLWGGQAPITDVYIQLAGVLQTLGYAETVYAPVSVFKQETVGITASPYNIMSVDVLSRLGTRRDQPVTVLPLQDDKLQAGVGVTIAQLATLAVEVNFSLRNSPSASVAQDVDILDFPGYRTRNKYLSVDEAALKESADEVYPYWNLILRGKVAYLFERYSEAQEMNALVVCTSTMKQSDVISVGPVLTRWIHNTQGATPKERGQRAPGLIWALTMCDGWVNSTLGSDDSNKILTAERLMKITIVERFGSQEWMKEWSVGKPFDNTYMVRKPAFTGTAFVEINEQNQELRLVESYASEIQKLKQYVVDLPAAKRHMADTGAAFDAMLTLNDGGISRFSTSFAKINDLDFKLARIEEQLQQCRTDLLEHGLHAWREEDFEQLLEKKREKTEYLLENLGEDPDAISELIHALQVPVEQLRELYLGGVYDIEGIDGQASEAPEQASQGPANKAPAITFGPLFGKKASAAPAAAAPKPLAKRLNAEQRFVRAALKAWIKHMRDLGTQPVRLASLRITREVAEALVEELVSAVRRPAFIEQLDAAVMRRVFNGVRRDQLVQRQVLTVQLAMRDFLAWFGLLSMPVSERPTALLGECGPLFNTYQTVAQGDLPVLLEQPSYQEQSFLVDWLSGLAWLTQENAKSGADPEITTEQRRQLAVLLNTFQAS is encoded by the coding sequence ATGAGCGACCTTACGCCAAAGCAACAGCAGTTGATGGGCGCCTGGGGCGCCATTCACAAAGGCGCCGGCGAGGCCCTGGAGTGGATTGAACAGGTGCGTGGCAATGCCGCCAGCGTCGAGGCCGAGGCCGACGGGCTTAGCCTGCGCCTAAGCCGCGCGCGCAACCGGGCAAAGCACTTGCAGCGCAGTGCCGGCAACCCCATGACCGTGGGGTTTTTTGGCCTCTCGCAGGCGGGCAAGTCGTACTTGATCTCGGCGCTCGCGTCGGACGGCAATGGCAAGCTGGAGAGTGACTTTGGTGGCCAGGTGCTGGACTTCATCCGGCATGTAAACCCGCCAGGCGGCGGTGGCGAGGCCACCGGCCTGGTCACCCGGTTCAGCCACGCGTCCAAGCCATGCCGGGATAACAACTACCCTGTCGAGCTCAAGCTGTTCGGCGAAATCGAGATCGCCAAAATACTCTGCAATTCGTGGTTCGAGGACTTTGACCACGAGCGCATGGACTACAGCTTTACCGAGCAACGTATCCACGCCGCACTCAATGAGTTCGAAGGCCAGGGCACAGGCTCTGCGCAACCCGGCGTAAGCAGTGATGACGTGGTCGCGCTGTGGGACTACCTGAAAAGCAATTTCGAGAAATCCACCCGCCTGCTTGACGAACATTACTGGCCACGGGCAGTAAAGCTGGCACCGCGCCTGGCGCCCCGTGAACGTGCAAAGCTGTTCTCTGTGCTGTGGGGTGGGCAGGCGCCCATTACCGACGTGTACATCCAGCTGGCCGGTGTCCTGCAAACGTTGGGTTATGCCGAAACCGTGTATGCGCCGGTAAGCGTATTCAAGCAAGAAACCGTAGGCATCACAGCATCGCCCTACAACATCATGAGCGTGGACGTGCTCAGCCGCCTGGGCACCCGTCGCGATCAGCCGGTCACTGTGCTGCCCTTGCAAGATGACAAGCTGCAGGCCGGTGTTGGCGTAACCATCGCGCAGCTGGCGACACTGGCGGTAGAGGTGAACTTCAGCCTGCGCAACAGCCCGTCCGCCTCGGTCGCGCAGGATGTCGACATTCTCGACTTCCCCGGCTACCGCACCCGTAACAAATACCTGTCGGTCGACGAAGCGGCATTGAAAGAGTCTGCCGATGAGGTGTACCCGTACTGGAACCTGATCTTGCGCGGCAAGGTGGCCTACCTCTTCGAGCGCTACAGCGAAGCGCAAGAGATGAATGCCCTGGTGGTGTGCACCAGCACCATGAAGCAAAGCGACGTCATCAGTGTCGGCCCGGTGTTGACGCGCTGGATCCACAACACCCAGGGCGCCACGCCGAAAGAGCGGGGCCAACGCGCGCCAGGCCTGATCTGGGCGCTGACCATGTGCGATGGCTGGGTCAACAGCACCCTTGGCTCGGATGACTCGAACAAAATCCTGACCGCCGAGCGGCTGATGAAAATCACCATCGTTGAGCGCTTTGGTAGCCAGGAGTGGATGAAGGAATGGTCGGTTGGCAAGCCGTTCGACAATACCTACATGGTCCGCAAGCCGGCCTTCACGGGTACCGCGTTCGTCGAGATCAACGAGCAGAACCAAGAGCTGCGGCTGGTCGAGAGCTACGCCTCGGAGATCCAGAAGCTCAAGCAGTACGTTGTCGACCTCCCTGCCGCCAAACGCCATATGGCAGATACCGGCGCAGCCTTCGACGCCATGCTTACCCTGAACGATGGTGGCATCAGCCGGTTCAGCACCAGCTTCGCCAAGATCAATGACCTGGACTTCAAACTGGCGCGTATTGAAGAACAACTGCAGCAGTGCCGTACCGACCTGCTGGAGCACGGGCTGCATGCCTGGCGCGAAGAAGACTTTGAACAGCTGCTGGAAAAAAAGCGCGAGAAAACCGAGTACCTGCTGGAAAACCTGGGCGAAGACCCGGATGCAATCAGCGAACTGATCCATGCCCTGCAAGTACCGGTCGAGCAACTGCGCGAGTTGTATCTGGGCGGGGTGTACGACATCGAGGGTATCGATGGCCAAGCCAGCGAAGCGCCCGAGCAAGCGAGCCAAGGCCCGGCCAACAAAGCACCTGCAATCACCTTCGGCCCGCTGTTCGGCAAGAAGGCGTCTGCAGCGCCAGCCGCAGCAGCGCCCAAACCGCTGGCCAAGCGGCTTAACGCCGAACAACGCTTTGTGCGCGCCGCGCTGAAAGCCTGGATCAAGCACATGCGCGACCTGGGCACACAGCCGGTGCGCCTGGCCAGCTTGCGTATCACCCGTGAAGTGGCCGAGGCCCTGGTCGAAGAGCTGGTCAGTGCGGTACGTCGCCCCGCCTTTATCGAGCAACTAGACGCTGCAGTCATGCGCCGCGTGTTCAACGGCGTGCGACGCGACCAACTGGTCCAGCGCCAAGTGCTGACCGTGCAACTGGCCATGCGCGACTTCTTGGCCTGGTTCGGCCTGCTGAGTATGCCCGTCAGTGAACGGCCAACGGCCCTGCTGGGTGAGTGCGGGCCGCTATTCAACACCTATCAGACGGTTGCCCAAGGCGATTTGCCGGTACTACTAGAACAGCCTTCCTATCAGGAACAAAGCTTCCTGGTCGACTGGTTGTCCGGCCTGGCCTGGCTGACCCAGGAAAACGCCAAGAGCGGCGCGGACCCTGAAATCACCACCGAGCAGCGACGCCAGTTGGCGGTACTGCTGAACACCTTTCAAGCGAGTTGA
- a CDS encoding VWA domain-containing protein: MKMRSIGAALLALSLSPALQAADKPLLQDGKKTLFQRVLTTPGCKLSDNAGAAPGAAQPTFSRFYVYERAQADTREWLRVGPDTQGKSIGWLPADCTVEWKMQLTLAFTNPANRDRLMFFKERNQLEGILNAPDPVSHVAPIRAKLKHGNEAPGVLAEEPEYFVDLQKNFYLLPVLSGEEVMTEEGFRTRILNVASVSKADSAAAATPAPGQGTANQQLKAFSAAVVFVIDSTISMDPYIDRTREAIKRVYGQIEKENLGKQVKFGLVAYRSSTKAVPGLEYVSKMYADPNTVKDGADFMAKVADLKQAKVSSSEFNEDAYAGVMSAVDQIDWSQFGARYVVLITDAGAIDGGDKLSSTGLGAEQVKIEASNPGVALYTLHLKTPSGAKNHSTAEAQYRTLSNYPGTNTSLYYPVNAGDVEAFGRKVDGLAAAITQQVRAAYMGEAAIGSATNAKADPAEKKMLEDAALIGHAMQLAYLGKANGTQAPPVFQAWISDRDLIKQNVPTTDVRVLLTKAQLSDLSDVLKQILDAANEGMISPDEMFTRLRSVAATMGADPNQLKQGSTTRVADLGVLGEYLQDLPYQSEVLNLDEETWKGWDGLAQEKFIRSLSTKLRHYQRYNADVDRWVALAPGSDSRDNVYPVPLEMMP, from the coding sequence ATGAAGATGCGTAGCATTGGCGCCGCGCTATTGGCCCTGTCCCTGAGCCCTGCCCTGCAAGCTGCCGACAAGCCCCTGCTGCAGGACGGCAAGAAAACCCTGTTCCAGCGCGTGTTGACCACGCCAGGGTGCAAGCTGAGCGATAACGCCGGGGCTGCGCCTGGCGCCGCACAACCGACCTTCAGCCGCTTCTACGTGTACGAACGCGCCCAGGCTGACACCCGCGAGTGGCTGCGGGTCGGGCCGGACACACAAGGCAAGAGCATCGGCTGGCTGCCCGCCGATTGCACCGTCGAATGGAAAATGCAACTGACCCTGGCATTTACCAACCCCGCCAACCGTGATCGGCTGATGTTCTTCAAGGAGCGCAACCAGCTCGAAGGCATTCTCAACGCCCCCGACCCCGTCAGCCATGTTGCCCCGATACGCGCCAAGCTCAAGCACGGCAACGAGGCGCCCGGCGTGCTGGCCGAAGAGCCCGAGTATTTCGTCGATCTGCAGAAAAACTTCTACCTGCTGCCAGTGCTTAGCGGCGAAGAAGTGATGACCGAAGAGGGCTTCCGCACACGCATCCTCAATGTGGCGTCGGTCAGCAAGGCCGACAGTGCCGCGGCCGCAACACCTGCACCCGGCCAGGGCACTGCCAACCAACAGCTGAAGGCGTTCAGCGCAGCCGTGGTGTTCGTCATCGACTCGACCATTTCGATGGACCCGTACATTGATCGCACCCGCGAGGCGATCAAGCGCGTGTACGGGCAGATCGAGAAAGAAAACCTCGGCAAGCAGGTCAAGTTCGGCCTGGTTGCCTACCGCTCCAGCACCAAGGCCGTGCCGGGCCTGGAATACGTCAGCAAGATGTACGCCGACCCCAACACGGTGAAAGACGGTGCCGACTTCATGGCCAAGGTCGCGGACCTGAAGCAGGCCAAGGTATCCAGCAGCGAGTTCAACGAAGATGCCTACGCCGGTGTCATGTCTGCCGTGGACCAGATCGACTGGAGCCAGTTTGGCGCACGCTATGTGGTGCTGATCACCGATGCCGGCGCCATCGACGGGGGTGACAAGCTGTCGAGCACAGGCCTGGGTGCCGAACAGGTCAAGATCGAAGCCAGCAACCCGGGTGTGGCCCTGTACACCCTGCACCTGAAAACCCCGAGCGGCGCCAAGAACCACAGCACCGCCGAAGCGCAGTACCGCACCCTGTCGAATTACCCGGGTACCAACACCTCGCTGTACTACCCCGTCAATGCCGGCGATGTGGAGGCCTTTGGCCGCAAGGTCGACGGCCTGGCTGCCGCCATCACCCAGCAAGTGCGGGCTGCCTATATGGGCGAGGCTGCCATCGGCAGCGCAACCAACGCCAAGGCCGACCCTGCCGAAAAGAAAATGCTCGAGGATGCCGCACTGATTGGCCACGCCATGCAGCTGGCCTACCTCGGCAAGGCCAACGGTACCCAGGCGCCGCCGGTGTTCCAGGCCTGGATCAGCGACCGCGACCTGATCAAACAGAACGTGCCGACCACCGATGTGCGCGTACTGCTGACCAAGGCCCAGCTCAGTGACCTGAGCGATGTCCTCAAGCAGATCCTGGATGCCGCCAACGAAGGCATGATTTCGCCAGACGAAATGTTCACCCGCCTGCGCTCGGTTGCAGCGACCATGGGTGCCGACCCGAACCAGCTCAAGCAGGGTTCGACCACCCGCGTGGCAGACCTGGGCGTACTTGGCGAGTACCTGCAAGACCTGCCCTACCAGAGCGAAGTGCTGAACCTGGATGAAGAAACCTGGAAAGGCTGGGATGGCCTGGCCCAGGAGAAATTCATCCGCAGCCTGAGCACCAAGCTACGCCATTACCAACGCTACAACGCCGACGTCGACCGCTGGGTTGCCCTGGCGCCGGGCAGTGACAGCCGCGACAACGTCTACCCGGTGCCGCTGGAAATGATGCCCTGA